A genomic window from Enoplosus armatus isolate fEnoArm2 chromosome 20, fEnoArm2.hap1, whole genome shotgun sequence includes:
- the h3f3d gene encoding H3 histone, family 3D: MARTKQTARKSTGGKAPRKQLATKAARKSAPSTGGVKKPHRYRPGTVALREIRRYQKSTELLIRKLPFQRLVREIAQDFKTDLRFQSAAIGALQEASEAYLVGLFEDTNLCAIHAKRVTIMPKDIQLARRIRGERA; encoded by the exons ATGGCTCGTACCAAGCAGACCGCTCGTAAATCTACCGGAGGAAAGGCGCCTAGGAAGCAGCTGGCCACCAAAGCTGCCAGGAAAAGCGCGCCATCCACCGGCGGAGTGAAGAAGCCCCACAGATACAG GCCTGGCACTGTTGCTCTGCGTGAGATCCGTAGGTACCAGAAGTCCACTGAGCTGCTCATCAGGAAGCTGCCCTTCCAGCGTCTTGTCAGGGAAATCGCTCAGGATTTCAAGACAGATCTGCGTTTCCAGAGTGCAGCTATTGGAGCTCTGCAG GAAGCCAGTGAGGCATACTTGGTTGGACTGTTTGAGGACACCAACCTGTGCGCTATTCACGCAAAGAGGGTGACCATCATGCCCAAGGATATTCAGCTGGCCAGGCGAATTAGAGGAGAGCGTGCATAA
- the c20h8orf33 gene encoding UPF0488 protein C8orf33 homolog isoform X2 produces the protein MTEQRLLFIDIEPKSNSSAPVDGRAEKPLWTRSDNTFRFNFHPDNSPALQEETSPPSDQAEPAASRASFTGEGSAFAFNFQIPPVTPVENMDTTETPDASSPGSQQCVQEEKPSPLQEVNSPLEPLVQSKAKKKKKSGKKKPSDSTEPQQKPSSAEGSQGGEDTELSAEEQLNRQLDWCIEHLELGMRSQKGTPKQKEEASRALKTLRSSKAPLAKKRQVMRAMTGDYRKKMDEEKSKQHKLMQSEIASAQVKVVSASPKKCVFHRRADVKTQTPATEEHLQQTVAQDTGSTSQAQGETSAFVFTPSKGEFRFNFL, from the exons ATGACCGAGCAAAGGCTGCTGTTTATAG ATATTGAACCTAAGTCAAACAGCTCCGCTCCTGTTGACGGCAGAGCTGAGAAGCCCCTCTGGACTCGCAGTGACAACACCTTCAGATTTAACTTCCACCCAGACAACTCTCCAGCACTTCAGGAGGAAACATCTCCACCGTCAGACCAGGCTGAACCAGCAGCGAGCCGGGCATCCTTTACAGGAGAGGGCTCTGCCTTTGCCTTCAACTTTCAGATACCTCCTGTTACACCTGTTGAAAACATGGATACGACAGAGACCCCAGACGCCTCCTCTCCAGGCAGCCAACAGTGCGTCCAAGAGGAAAAGCCTTCCCCGCTGCAGGAGGTTAACTCTCCACTAGAACCGTTGGTGCAATCAaaagccaagaagaagaagaagtctggAAAGAAAAAACCCTCGGACAGCACAGAGCCGCAGCAGAAGCCAAGTTCGGCTGAGGGGAGTCAAGGAGGCGAGGACACAGAGCTG AGTGCAGAAGAGCAGCTGAACAGACAGCTGGACTGGTGCATCGAGCACCTGGAATTGGGAATGAGGTCCCAGAAGGGTACACCAAAACAGA aggaggaagccTCTCGTGCCCTGAAGACTCTACGAAGCTCCAAAGCTCCTCTGGCCAAGAAGAGGCAGGTGATGCGAGCCATGACTGGAGAttacaggaagaaaatggatgaGGAGAAGAGCAAGCAGCACAAACTCATGCAGAGCG AAATTGCATCAGCTCAGGTCAAAGTTGTGTCCGCTTCtccaaagaaatgtgttttccacCGAAGAGCTGATGTCAAAACCCAGACACCAGCCACAGAGGAGCACCTGCAACAAACTGTAGCCCAGGATACAGGCTCGACATCTCAGGCCCAGGGGGAGACgtcagcttttgtttttactccatCAAAGGGGGAGTTTCGCTTCAATTTTCTCTGA
- the c20h8orf33 gene encoding UPF0488 protein C8orf33 homolog isoform X1, with amino-acid sequence MTEQRLLFIDIEPKSNSSAPVDGRAEKPLWTRSDNTFRFNFHPDNSPALQEETSPPSDQAEPAASRASFTGEGSAFAFNFQIPPVTPVENMDTTETPDASSPGSQQCVQEEKPSPLQEVNSPLEPLVQSKAKKKKKSGKKKPSDSTEPQQKPSSAEGSQGGEDTELSAEEQLNRQLDWCIEHLELGMRSQKGTPKQKEEASRALKTLRSSKAPLAKKRQVMRAMTGDYRKKMDEEKSKQHKLMQSVPTEIASAQVKVVSASPKKCVFHRRADVKTQTPATEEHLQQTVAQDTGSTSQAQGETSAFVFTPSKGEFRFNFL; translated from the exons ATGACCGAGCAAAGGCTGCTGTTTATAG ATATTGAACCTAAGTCAAACAGCTCCGCTCCTGTTGACGGCAGAGCTGAGAAGCCCCTCTGGACTCGCAGTGACAACACCTTCAGATTTAACTTCCACCCAGACAACTCTCCAGCACTTCAGGAGGAAACATCTCCACCGTCAGACCAGGCTGAACCAGCAGCGAGCCGGGCATCCTTTACAGGAGAGGGCTCTGCCTTTGCCTTCAACTTTCAGATACCTCCTGTTACACCTGTTGAAAACATGGATACGACAGAGACCCCAGACGCCTCCTCTCCAGGCAGCCAACAGTGCGTCCAAGAGGAAAAGCCTTCCCCGCTGCAGGAGGTTAACTCTCCACTAGAACCGTTGGTGCAATCAaaagccaagaagaagaagaagtctggAAAGAAAAAACCCTCGGACAGCACAGAGCCGCAGCAGAAGCCAAGTTCGGCTGAGGGGAGTCAAGGAGGCGAGGACACAGAGCTG AGTGCAGAAGAGCAGCTGAACAGACAGCTGGACTGGTGCATCGAGCACCTGGAATTGGGAATGAGGTCCCAGAAGGGTACACCAAAACAGA aggaggaagccTCTCGTGCCCTGAAGACTCTACGAAGCTCCAAAGCTCCTCTGGCCAAGAAGAGGCAGGTGATGCGAGCCATGACTGGAGAttacaggaagaaaatggatgaGGAGAAGAGCAAGCAGCACAAACTCATGCAGAGCG TCCCAACAGAAATTGCATCAGCTCAGGTCAAAGTTGTGTCCGCTTCtccaaagaaatgtgttttccacCGAAGAGCTGATGTCAAAACCCAGACACCAGCCACAGAGGAGCACCTGCAACAAACTGTAGCCCAGGATACAGGCTCGACATCTCAGGCCCAGGGGGAGACgtcagcttttgtttttactccatCAAAGGGGGAGTTTCGCTTCAATTTTCTCTGA